Proteins from a single region of Hordeum vulgare subsp. vulgare chromosome 6H, MorexV3_pseudomolecules_assembly, whole genome shotgun sequence:
- the LOC123403967 gene encoding uncharacterized protein LOC123403967 isoform X2: MIEYLMADGRPRKKVRFASEAGSHHIHARQDANTSKAEKTKPKGSNAKTTELKFFKKLWEQSGSRSRPLRQPHQNIVPSISKQKEGERMEPQNVMLHKKFPVQNAALCPDETPATPSNKEISDEQVEVQASHSEYHNHDTPQLKPCDILPTGHVFTPTIQTPFELAGISRNTDTKPGSGRMFSEKRRKLLKLAAKTVSMESCELLRRRSEFFADILQRLGTNDIIRKHHKEPMRQREMVHRRARSDPRGHFENMLHYGGDFKSSSKLIFGKESSSYSSDESRQFLALPWVNDQGLPSFLDWKDDLSCGDNEAHEGMSLPSAYTTNLSSSDWKTDTVHNQVSNFLLEDVQQITKGKLASANELGCNIQTEPDDHHEWDPMLLVTVTEPISNRLSFPCQIREQSMVPLAISDTSWQPELSRSLEHCASRPLGLEVDGLIEAGLFDNSDAGLLSAFDQSHEKCTSSSFLGLRNGFLDDNSFSRISNFHVSESNGIVLNPDRSCLNSICSTSDYPFEQRSKSFSDSAARISCMTGMEENHLTEAELFDNPDTGLLQGLDRLPLKFTASSFSKYTSGDHHHDPKDSNRNLCMDANDTCLDSLSSYSEHSCKQNWESLCDFSTESWPSSHHAQSRGGSLEAMFGFSSNGSICNDFEDDNSMTLVEDNTKSGLFD; encoded by the exons ATGATTGAGTACCTAATGGCAGATGGAAGACCAAGAAAAAAGGTTCGATTTGCAAGTGAAGCTGGTAGCCATCACATACATGCGAGACAGGATGCTAACACAAGCAAAGCTGAGAAAACTAAGCCCAAAG GTTCCAATGCGAAAACTACCGAACTCAAATTCTTTAAAAAATTGTGGGAGCAGTCGGGCAGTAGATCCCGTCCCCTCAGACAACCTCATCAAAACATTGTGCCAAGCATCTCCAAGCAAAAAGAGGGCGAGAGAATGG AACCACAGAACGTGATGTTGCACAAGAAGTTCCCTGTCCAGAATGCTGCTCTATGTCCTGATGAGACCCCAGCCACACCCTCAAACAAGGAAATCTCTGATGAGCAAGTAGAAGTGCAAGCCTCACATTCTG AATATCACAATCATGATACACCTCAGTTAAAACCATGTGATATCCTGCCAACTGGTCATGTTTTCACACCCACGATTCAGACACCATTTGAACTTGCAGGGATTTCAAGAAATACCG ACACAAAACCTGGGAGTGGACGGATGTTTTCAGAAAAGAGAAGAAAATTATTAAAGCTAGCTGCAAAAACAGTGTCAATGGAAAGTTGCGAGTTGTTGCGAAGAAG ATCAGAATTTTTTGCTGATATCTTGCAAAGGTTAGGCACCAACGACATAATAAGAAAG CATCATAAAGAGCCCATGAGACAGAGGGAAATGGTTCACAGACGTGCTCGTTCTGATCCCAGAGGTCATTTTGAAAACATGCTTCATTACGGGGGTGACTTCAAATCATCAAGTAAACTGATATTTGGAAAAGAGTCATCCTCTTATTCAAGTGACGAATCACGTCAATTCCTAGCCTTGCCATGGGTAAACGATCAGGGTCTTCCAAGTTTTCTTGATTGGAAGGACGATTTATCTTGTGGGGACAATGAAGCACATGAGGGCATGTCATTACCATCTGCGTATACTACAAATCTTTCAAGTTCTGATTGGAAAACGGACACTGTTCACAACCAGGTCTCCAACTTTTTGCTAGAGGATGTTCAACAAATCACCAAAGGCAAATTAGCTTCGGCTAATGAATTGGGATGCAATATTCAAACTGAGCCAGATGATCACCATGAATGGGATCCAATGCTGTTGGTAACGGTCACTGAACCAATTTCAAATCGATTATCCTTCCCCTGTCAGATCAGAGAGCAGTCTATGGTGCCACTTGCGATATCAGATACTTCATGGCAACCTGAGCTTTCCAGATCTCTAGAGCATTGTGCTTCTAGGCCGCTTGGACTGGAGGTGGATGGCTTGATTGAGGCAGGATTGTTTGATAATTCTGATGCTGGACTTCTATCTGCATTTGATCAGTCACACGAGAAATGCACTTCTTCAAGCTTTTTAGGCCTTAGAAACGGATTTCTTGATGATAATAGTTTTAGCCGTATCTCCAACTTCCATGTTAGTGAGAGCAACGGCATTGTGTTGAATCCAGACAGAAGTTGCCTGAATTCCATATGTTCAACTTCAGATTATCCTTTTGAGCAGCGCTCGAAGAGCTTTTCTGACTCTGCTGCCCGTATATCTTGTATGACTGGAATGGAGGAGAACCATTTGACAGAGGCAGAGTTGTTTGATAATCCTGATACTGGGCTTCTACAGGGGCTGGATCGGCTACCTTTGAAATTCACTGCTTCAAGTTTTTCCAAGTACACCTCTGGAGATCATCATCATGACCCAAAGGATAGCAACAGGAATTTGTGCATGGATGCAAATGACACTTGTTTGGATTCCTTATCCTCATATTCAGAGCATTCTTGTAAGCAAAACTGGGAAAGCTTATGTGATTTCTCCACAGAATCATggccatcatcgcatcatgcccaATCTCGTGGTGGTAGTTTGGAAGCTATGTTTGGTTTCTCGTCGAATGGAAGTATTTGCAATGATTTTGAGGATGACAACAGTATGACACTAGTCGAAGACAACACCAAGAGCGGCTTGTTCG ACTGA
- the LOC123403967 gene encoding uncharacterized protein LOC123403967 isoform X1, with translation MIEYLMADGRPRKKVRFASEAGSHHIHARQDANTSKAEKTKPKGSNAKTTELKFFKKLWEQSGSRSRPLRQPHQNIVPSISKQKEGERMEPQNVMLHKKFPVQNAALCPDETPATPSNKEISDEQVEVQASHSEYHNHDTPQLKPCDILPTGHVFTPTIQTPFELAGISRNTDTKPGSGRMFSEKRRKLLKLAAKTVSMESCELLRRRSEFFADILQRLGTNDIIRKHHKEPMRQREMVHRRARSDPRGHFENMLHYGGDFKSSSKLIFGKESSSYSSDESRQFLALPWVNDQGLPSFLDWKDDLSCGDNEAHEGMSLPSAYTTNLSSSDWKTDTVHNQVSNFLLEDVQQITKGKLASANELGCNIQTEPDDHHEWDPMLLVTVTEPISNRLSFPCQIREQSMVPLAISDTSWQPELSRSLEHCASRPLGLEVDGLIEAGLFDNSDAGLLSAFDQSHEKCTSSSFLGLRNGFLDDNSFSRISNFHVSESNGIVLNPDRSCLNSICSTSDYPFEQRSKSFSDSAARISCMTGMEENHLTEAELFDNPDTGLLQGLDRLPLKFTASSFSKYTSGDHHHDPKDSNRNLCMDANDTCLDSLSSYSEHSCKQNWESLCDFSTESWPSSHHAQSRGGSLEAMFGFSSNGSICNDFEDDNSMTLVEDNTKSGLFGTSDLALFGSCSTSDSISETPMLFLDSVRW, from the exons ATGATTGAGTACCTAATGGCAGATGGAAGACCAAGAAAAAAGGTTCGATTTGCAAGTGAAGCTGGTAGCCATCACATACATGCGAGACAGGATGCTAACACAAGCAAAGCTGAGAAAACTAAGCCCAAAG GTTCCAATGCGAAAACTACCGAACTCAAATTCTTTAAAAAATTGTGGGAGCAGTCGGGCAGTAGATCCCGTCCCCTCAGACAACCTCATCAAAACATTGTGCCAAGCATCTCCAAGCAAAAAGAGGGCGAGAGAATGG AACCACAGAACGTGATGTTGCACAAGAAGTTCCCTGTCCAGAATGCTGCTCTATGTCCTGATGAGACCCCAGCCACACCCTCAAACAAGGAAATCTCTGATGAGCAAGTAGAAGTGCAAGCCTCACATTCTG AATATCACAATCATGATACACCTCAGTTAAAACCATGTGATATCCTGCCAACTGGTCATGTTTTCACACCCACGATTCAGACACCATTTGAACTTGCAGGGATTTCAAGAAATACCG ACACAAAACCTGGGAGTGGACGGATGTTTTCAGAAAAGAGAAGAAAATTATTAAAGCTAGCTGCAAAAACAGTGTCAATGGAAAGTTGCGAGTTGTTGCGAAGAAG ATCAGAATTTTTTGCTGATATCTTGCAAAGGTTAGGCACCAACGACATAATAAGAAAG CATCATAAAGAGCCCATGAGACAGAGGGAAATGGTTCACAGACGTGCTCGTTCTGATCCCAGAGGTCATTTTGAAAACATGCTTCATTACGGGGGTGACTTCAAATCATCAAGTAAACTGATATTTGGAAAAGAGTCATCCTCTTATTCAAGTGACGAATCACGTCAATTCCTAGCCTTGCCATGGGTAAACGATCAGGGTCTTCCAAGTTTTCTTGATTGGAAGGACGATTTATCTTGTGGGGACAATGAAGCACATGAGGGCATGTCATTACCATCTGCGTATACTACAAATCTTTCAAGTTCTGATTGGAAAACGGACACTGTTCACAACCAGGTCTCCAACTTTTTGCTAGAGGATGTTCAACAAATCACCAAAGGCAAATTAGCTTCGGCTAATGAATTGGGATGCAATATTCAAACTGAGCCAGATGATCACCATGAATGGGATCCAATGCTGTTGGTAACGGTCACTGAACCAATTTCAAATCGATTATCCTTCCCCTGTCAGATCAGAGAGCAGTCTATGGTGCCACTTGCGATATCAGATACTTCATGGCAACCTGAGCTTTCCAGATCTCTAGAGCATTGTGCTTCTAGGCCGCTTGGACTGGAGGTGGATGGCTTGATTGAGGCAGGATTGTTTGATAATTCTGATGCTGGACTTCTATCTGCATTTGATCAGTCACACGAGAAATGCACTTCTTCAAGCTTTTTAGGCCTTAGAAACGGATTTCTTGATGATAATAGTTTTAGCCGTATCTCCAACTTCCATGTTAGTGAGAGCAACGGCATTGTGTTGAATCCAGACAGAAGTTGCCTGAATTCCATATGTTCAACTTCAGATTATCCTTTTGAGCAGCGCTCGAAGAGCTTTTCTGACTCTGCTGCCCGTATATCTTGTATGACTGGAATGGAGGAGAACCATTTGACAGAGGCAGAGTTGTTTGATAATCCTGATACTGGGCTTCTACAGGGGCTGGATCGGCTACCTTTGAAATTCACTGCTTCAAGTTTTTCCAAGTACACCTCTGGAGATCATCATCATGACCCAAAGGATAGCAACAGGAATTTGTGCATGGATGCAAATGACACTTGTTTGGATTCCTTATCCTCATATTCAGAGCATTCTTGTAAGCAAAACTGGGAAAGCTTATGTGATTTCTCCACAGAATCATggccatcatcgcatcatgcccaATCTCGTGGTGGTAGTTTGGAAGCTATGTTTGGTTTCTCGTCGAATGGAAGTATTTGCAATGATTTTGAGGATGACAACAGTATGACACTAGTCGAAGACAACACCAAGAGCGGCTTGTTCGGTACATCGGATCTTGCATTATTTGGTTCTTGCTCTACTAGTGATAGCATCAGCGAGACTCCCATGTTATTTCTTGATAGCGTAAGGTGGTAG